One Proteiniborus sp. DW1 DNA segment encodes these proteins:
- a CDS encoding amidohydrolase, translated as MNILIKNASVFTVSGDIEILEKTSIAIENGTIKHIGIVPENFKAEKIIDGTNKLAMPGLVNSHAHIAMSLFRNYADDLPFWTWLFERIMPQEEKLIPEHVYWGSMLSIAEMIRFGVTSFADMYFFMDEVAKATEETGIRASLCIGMSDSGDQQAKLKNTGEFFDNWHGKADGRITVMAGPHAPYSCSPEFLTKIIDMASEKGMRIHIHLSESKKEIEDSYNLRGKSPIKHVYDLGLFDLPTLAAHCVHLSDEDIAILAEKKVSVANNPGSNLKLGNGFARVEDMLRSGINVALGTDGSASNNNLNMFEEINLAALINKGYTGDTTSIPATTALKMATLNGARALGIEKEVGTLEVGKKADIIMLDLNKPHFYPRYNLVASLAYSAQASDVETVIVNGKVLMENYELKTIDLEKVMFNAERCAKSLFQ; from the coding sequence ATGAATATTTTAATAAAGAACGCTTCAGTCTTTACTGTAAGTGGAGATATTGAGATTTTAGAAAAGACTAGTATAGCTATTGAGAATGGGACAATAAAACATATAGGTATAGTACCAGAGAATTTTAAAGCAGAAAAGATTATTGATGGAACAAATAAACTAGCAATGCCAGGGTTAGTAAATTCCCATGCACATATTGCTATGTCTCTCTTTAGAAATTATGCTGATGATTTACCATTCTGGACATGGTTATTTGAAAGGATAATGCCTCAAGAAGAAAAGCTAATACCAGAACACGTATATTGGGGCTCTATGTTAAGCATAGCGGAGATGATCAGATTTGGAGTGACATCCTTTGCTGATATGTATTTCTTTATGGATGAAGTAGCTAAAGCAACAGAAGAAACTGGCATAAGAGCAAGTTTATGTATAGGTATGTCTGATAGTGGGGACCAGCAAGCTAAGTTAAAAAACACTGGAGAATTCTTTGATAATTGGCATGGTAAAGCCGATGGGAGAATAACTGTAATGGCAGGACCACATGCTCCATACTCTTGTAGTCCAGAGTTTTTAACGAAAATAATAGACATGGCATCAGAAAAAGGAATGAGAATCCATATACATTTATCAGAAAGCAAAAAGGAAATTGAAGATAGCTATAATCTACGTGGAAAATCTCCTATAAAACATGTTTATGATTTAGGACTTTTTGACCTGCCTACATTAGCTGCACACTGTGTTCATTTATCAGATGAGGATATAGCTATACTAGCAGAGAAAAAGGTAAGCGTAGCTAATAACCCAGGTAGCAATCTAAAACTAGGAAACGGATTTGCAAGAGTTGAAGACATGTTAAGAAGTGGAATAAATGTAGCACTTGGAACTGACGGCTCTGCAAGCAATAACAATCTCAATATGTTTGAGGAAATCAACCTAGCTGCTCTAATAAATAAAGGCTATACAGGTGATACAACTTCAATACCTGCTACTACTGCCCTTAAGATGGCTACCTTAAATGGAGCAAGAGCATTAGGCATAGAAAAAGAAGTAGGAACACTGGAAGTTGGTAAAAAAGCAGATATTATAATGCTAGATTTGAATAAACCGCATTTCTATCCAAGATATAACTTAGTAGCATCGTTAGCTTATTCAGCTCAGGCGTCAGATGTGGAAACTGTAATAGTAAATGGTAAAGTACTGATGGAAAACTATGAATTAAAGACAATAGATTTAGAAAAAGTAATGTTCAATGCAGAAAGATGCGCAAAGAGCCTATTCCAATAA
- a CDS encoding GntR family transcriptional regulator — MKNKEKSVSLSQKVKEKIIEYIKERNLQPDSLLPSEVQLMEMLGVSRYTVREALALLEQDKILYKIQGKGTFINKVPTHIESGLEKLESITEIIESFGYEPGTIWIDIKEELPTKDMMDKMGLKEGEKVITFTRVRTANQKVAVYCVDTIKKMADMEEVPKRIEDESMFDYFKKKYGIEPEYAIADIIPTLPTAEMIKHMKIKKNQLFLLLHQIHYDKEGNPQIYSMDYFNTDVFKFKVNRLR; from the coding sequence ATGAAAAACAAAGAAAAATCTGTTTCTCTAAGCCAAAAAGTGAAAGAGAAAATAATAGAGTACATAAAAGAGAGAAATCTCCAGCCCGATAGTCTGCTACCTTCAGAAGTACAGCTAATGGAAATGCTTGGAGTAAGTAGATATACTGTAAGAGAGGCGCTAGCGTTATTGGAGCAGGATAAAATATTATATAAGATTCAAGGGAAAGGTACGTTCATAAACAAGGTGCCTACACATATTGAAAGTGGACTTGAAAAACTAGAGAGTATAACTGAAATAATTGAGAGCTTTGGATATGAACCAGGTACTATCTGGATCGATATCAAGGAAGAACTTCCTACAAAGGATATGATGGATAAAATGGGATTAAAGGAAGGGGAAAAAGTAATAACTTTTACTAGAGTTAGGACAGCAAATCAAAAGGTTGCAGTATATTGTGTAGATACAATAAAAAAGATGGCCGACATGGAGGAAGTACCAAAAAGAATTGAAGATGAATCTATGTTTGACTATTTTAAGAAAAAATATGGAATAGAACCAGAATATGCTATAGCAGATATTATTCCTACTTTGCCAACTGCTGAAATGATAAAACATATGAAGATAAAAAAGAACCAGCTATTTTTACTATTACATCAAATTCATTACGATAAAGAGGGTAATCCTCAAATTTATTCTATGGATTATTTTAATACTGATGTATTTAAGTTTAAGGTTAATAGGTTAAGATAA